The sequence TCGTCCTCATCCACGGGCTCTGGCTGCTGCCGAGCAGCTGGGCCAACTGGGTGGACTTCTTCACGCAGGCGGGCTACGCACCGCTGACCCCGGATTGGCCGGACGATCCGGAAACGGTGGAAGCGGCCAGGGCGAACCCGGGCGTCCTCGCCAAGAAGACCTTGAAGCAGATCGCCGACCACACCACCGAGATCGTCAACGCCCTGGACAGGCGGCCGGTGCTGATCGGGCACTCGACCGGGGGTCTTCTGGCGGAAATGCTGGCGGGCCAGGGCCTCTCGGCGGCCACGGTGGCCATCGACCCCGGGATCTTCCGGGGCGTTCTGCCGCTGCCGGCCTCCGTGCTCAAGGCGGCGGGCCCATTCCTGGTCAACCCGCTGACGCGCGATCGCGCGATCACTCTCACGTTCGACCAGTTCACCTACGGATGGGCGAATGCGCTGGACGACAAGGAGGCGCGGAAGCTCTACGACAACTTCCACGTCGCCGGCTCTGGGCTCGCTCTCATGCAGATGGGCAACGCGAATCTCAATCCGTGGACCGAGGCGAAGGTCGACACGAAGAGCCCCGACCGCGGTCCCCTGCTGTTCATCGACGGCGAAAAGGACCACACGGTGCCCTGGGCGATCGCGAACGCCGCCTACAAACGACAGAAGCGCAACCCTTCCGTCACGGAGATCGTGAAGATGCCGAACCGGGGCCACTCCCTCACCATCGACCACGCCTGGCAAGAGGTCGCCGAGACCGCCCTCGACTTCGTCCAGCGGTCCGTCTGACAACCCACGCAGAAAGGCCGCGGCGGTAGCAGCAGGTACTGGGATCCCTACCGGCTGGGCATCGGCTGACCACGATCACGGTGATCAGGCGCGAGGCCGTTCTTGATGCGATCGCCGAGTGCGATCTGCTGGGGCGCGAGTGACGCCACCCGTCCGACGCCGGCGCCCGGCCAGGGGCGGGGTCCCCAGGCCGGGCGCGTGGGATGAGCCGATTATGGCCTGGCGCCGGGGCGGGTTCGCAGGACGATTCGCGTTGCGGTCAGGGTCGTGGCGGAGGTCAGGGCCACGGCGGCGGCCACTACCGCGGCGAGGATCCAGGGGGAGCCGGCCGGCAGCGCGGAGTCCAGCACGCTCAGGCACAGCGGGACGATGGTCAGGGCGGCCACCAGGAAGCCGAGGGTGATTCCGACGGCGATGACCAGGCCCGCTTCCACCGCCATCATCCGCAGGACCTGGCGGCGGGTGGCACCGATCAGGCGCATCAGGCCGAACTCGCGGCGGCGTTCGGCGGTGGCCAGGGCCTGGGTGTTGACCAAGGACATCACTGCGTAGCCGACGACGACCGCGAGAACGAGCCAGGCCATGGTCGCCTGGGTGCGGTCCTGCTCCTGCTGACCGGCGGCGAGGTCGTCGCGGTCGGTGACACGGAGCCCGGGGTGCCCGATGGCGGTCAGGGCGGCGGCCAGTTCGGTGCGGTTCGCGCCGGGGGCGGTGCTGACGAGGATCCGCGGGACGAGCCCGGCGTCGGTATGCGCGGCGAGGAGCGCCGCCGGGACGAGCGCCGTCTCGTAGCCGCGCCGGGCCCCGACGGTGGCGACGAGCTTCAACCCGGTCCGGGTGCCGTCGCCCAGCCGCATCGCGATCGTGTCGCCGAGCCGGTGGCCGGTGGCATAGCGGGCGGGCAGCGCGACGGTGTCGCCTTGCAGTGCCGTCAGGGTGCCGGTGGCGGCGCGGAAGGCCGTCGTCCGGTCGCTTCCCTGCGGGGTGATGCCCTGGAGCGCGAGTTCGGTGGGCTGCGGGCCCGCCGGCTCTTCGCCGTCGGACGGGGTGAGCGGAGCGGCGGGTTCGATGAAGCCGCGGCCGGGGATCTGCGCGGTCGCGGCGGCGACACCGGGGATCTTCTGGACGGCGTCGACCGCGTCGAGGGGCAGGCCGCCGGCGGCGGAGGTAAGGACCAGGTCGGCGCGCTGGCCCTCCTCGAAGGCCTGGCGGGCGCCGGCGGACTGGGTGGTCTGCAGGTAGGTCAGGCTGAGGGCCAGCCCGGTGGCGAGCATGACGGGCATGACCGCGGCGGTCAGCCGTGCCGTCCGGGCGCGGGCGTTGCTGGTGGCCAGTTCGCCGGAGAGCCCTGAGAGCGCCCGGACGGGGCGCGCGAGTCCGGTGGTGATGGCGCGGGCCAGCACGGGGCCGAGCAGTCCGAAGCCGATCGTCCACACCAGTGCGGCCGGGGTGGCGACCCCGCCCGCGTCGGGAGCGTCGGAGCCGGCGGTCCCGAACGCCAGCGTGGTGCCCCCGCCCAGGCACAGCACACCCAGGACGAGCCGGACGCGGCTGAACCACCGGCGCTGCAGGGCGGCCTCGGCCAGCGCCTCGGCAGGGCGGGTGCGGGCGGCGGTGTGCGCGGCCATGAGGGCGGCGCCCAGCGCGGCGGTGATCGCGAGGCCCGCGCCGGCGATCAGCGGGACGGGTCCGGAGCGAAACGCGACCGCGTCCGGCACCACGCCGCCATGGACGAAGACCCGCAGCAGCAGGCGGCCCAGCCGGGGGGCGGGGTAGCAGGCCAGGGCGGTGGCGGCCACCGTCAGGATCATCGTCTCGCCAAGGATCAGGCGGCGGAGCTGGCCGGGTGTGGCGCCGACCGCGCGGAGCAGCGCGCTCTGGCGCTCTCGCTGCCGGATCGACAGACCGAGGGTGCCGGCCACCACGAACACCATGGCCATCGCGGCGAGGCTGCCGAACGCGGCGGCGAGCGGGACCAGGTCGCCGGTGTCGGCGAGGACCGCGGGGTCCTCGGCGCGGCCCCGGTCGTCCCCGGTCAGCACCGCGGGCCCGGTACCGGCGGCGGCCCGGACGGCTCGGACGACCTGGGCGGTGCTCGCGCCGGGTGCGAGGAACACGCCGACCGAGTCGATGGTTCCGGGTCGGCCGGTGAGGCGGCCCGCCTGAGCGTCGGCGACGAAGACGTCGCCGGTCCCGGCGGCCAGCCCGGAGATCTCGAACCGCTCGGCGGCGCCGTGCACCAGCAACTGGACCTGGCCGCCGGTCCGCAGCCCGGCCCGTTCGGCCAGGTCCTCCCCCAGGACGATGCGTCCGGGGCCGGAGGGCGCGGTGCCCTGGGCGAGCCGGAGTGGAGTGAGCCGGGCCGAGGACCAGTTGTGGCCGGTGACCTGCCCGCCGGAGGGGAGCGTGGCGGGGAACGAGAGGTCCGGCACCGCGGCGGCGACGCCGGGAACCGTGGCGATCTTGCTTGCCAGCGCGGCGTCCAGGTGGACGCGCTCGGGGAACACCAGTTCCTGCACCGTGCCCTGGTAACGCTGGTCGCCGGTGACCACGATCGCCGCCGAGGCCAGCCGCCGCGGCGGGGCCTCGGCGCGGATGCCGGTCTCCAGCAGTCCGCCGCAGGCCACCACGATCAGGGCGCCCAGGAACAGCGCGGCGAAGGAGGCGAGGAAGCCGCCCTTGTGGAAGCGCAGGGTGCGCAGCGCGATCCCGATCACCGGTTCGCTCCGGCGGCGCCCAGGCGCGTCATACGCTCGGCGACCTGCTCTACGCTCGGCCGGTCGATCTCGCCGGCGACGCGGCCGTCGGCCAGGAACAGGACACGGTCGGCGTGCGCGGCGGCGACCGGGTCGTGCGTGACCATCACCACCGTCCGTCCCGCCCCCTCGACGGCCTCCCGCAGGAGGACGAGCACCTCGCGGGCGGTGGTGGTGTCCAGCGCGCCGGTCGGCTCGTCCGCGAAGATCACCGCCGGCCGGGTGATGAGCGCCCGCGCGATCGCGACGCGCTGCTGCTGACCACCTGACAGCTCACCCGGACGGCTGTGCAGCCGCCCGCCGAGCCCGACGCGCTCCAGCACTTCCTGGACCGCTGCTCGGTCAGGCCGGCGGCCCGCCAGCCGCAGCGGCAGGCCGACGTTGTCCCGCACGTTCAACGCGGGAAGCAGGTTGAACGACTGGAAGATGAAACCGATCCGGTCGCGGCGGAGCTTGGTCAGCCGGTTCTCGCCGAGGGAGGCGAGCTTCACCCCGTCCAGGACCACCGACCCCGACGTCGGACGGTCGAGCCCGGCGGCGCACTGCAGGAAAGTGCTCTTGCCCGAACCAGACGGCCCCATCACCGCGGTGAACGAGCCCTGCCGCAATCCGACGCTCACCTCGTCGAGCGCGACCACCGCGTTTCTCCCGCCGCCGTAGACCTTGCGCACCGACTCCAGTCGCACGACCTCGGTGGAACCGAACGCCGCATCCGCACCACCGCCGCCCAAGGGCGCTTCGTTCAAGGTGTTCGTCATGTCAACAGTGTCTTGACAAGGGGAGCGCGCTCGGCAGGCCCGTTCGGTTGAACCCGCCGTCCACCGATCGGTGGACAAGCCGCTCGGAACCCCGGAGTCAGGCTGAGATCAAGGTGAGCTGGTCGGCGGTCTACCGAATCAGCGTGGGCTTGGCGGCCCTGCCCGGCTCGTAGACCACCACCGGCAGCCCCGGCCGCTCGTCCAGCCGCCTGGTCGCGGGCATGCTGGTGTTACACGGCGGCTGCGCC is a genomic window of Actinomadura citrea containing:
- a CDS encoding alpha/beta hydrolase, translated to MPSISEREYREIEAANASHNTPVVLIHGLWLLPSSWANWVDFFTQAGYAPLTPDWPDDPETVEAARANPGVLAKKTLKQIADHTTEIVNALDRRPVLIGHSTGGLLAEMLAGQGLSAATVAIDPGIFRGVLPLPASVLKAAGPFLVNPLTRDRAITLTFDQFTYGWANALDDKEARKLYDNFHVAGSGLALMQMGNANLNPWTEAKVDTKSPDRGPLLFIDGEKDHTVPWAIANAAYKRQKRNPSVTEIVKMPNRGHSLTIDHAWQEVAETALDFVQRSV
- a CDS encoding FtsX-like permease family protein — protein: MIGIALRTLRFHKGGFLASFAALFLGALIVVACGGLLETGIRAEAPPRRLASAAIVVTGDQRYQGTVQELVFPERVHLDAALASKIATVPGVAAAVPDLSFPATLPSGGQVTGHNWSSARLTPLRLAQGTAPSGPGRIVLGEDLAERAGLRTGGQVQLLVHGAAERFEISGLAAGTGDVFVADAQAGRLTGRPGTIDSVGVFLAPGASTAQVVRAVRAAAGTGPAVLTGDDRGRAEDPAVLADTGDLVPLAAAFGSLAAMAMVFVVAGTLGLSIRQRERQSALLRAVGATPGQLRRLILGETMILTVAATALACYPAPRLGRLLLRVFVHGGVVPDAVAFRSGPVPLIAGAGLAITAALGAALMAAHTAARTRPAEALAEAALQRRWFSRVRLVLGVLCLGGGTTLAFGTAGSDAPDAGGVATPAALVWTIGFGLLGPVLARAITTGLARPVRALSGLSGELATSNARARTARLTAAVMPVMLATGLALSLTYLQTTQSAGARQAFEEGQRADLVLTSAAGGLPLDAVDAVQKIPGVAAATAQIPGRGFIEPAAPLTPSDGEEPAGPQPTELALQGITPQGSDRTTAFRAATGTLTALQGDTVALPARYATGHRLGDTIAMRLGDGTRTGLKLVATVGARRGYETALVPAALLAAHTDAGLVPRILVSTAPGANRTELAAALTAIGHPGLRVTDRDDLAAGQQEQDRTQATMAWLVLAVVVGYAVMSLVNTQALATAERRREFGLMRLIGATRRQVLRMMAVEAGLVIAVGITLGFLVAALTIVPLCLSVLDSALPAGSPWILAAVVAAAVALTSATTLTATRIVLRTRPGARP
- a CDS encoding ABC transporter ATP-binding protein, which encodes MTNTLNEAPLGGGGADAAFGSTEVVRLESVRKVYGGGRNAVVALDEVSVGLRQGSFTAVMGPSGSGKSTFLQCAAGLDRPTSGSVVLDGVKLASLGENRLTKLRRDRIGFIFQSFNLLPALNVRDNVGLPLRLAGRRPDRAAVQEVLERVGLGGRLHSRPGELSGGQQQRVAIARALITRPAVIFADEPTGALDTTTAREVLVLLREAVEGAGRTVVMVTHDPVAAAHADRVLFLADGRVAGEIDRPSVEQVAERMTRLGAAGANR